A genomic window from Sanguibacter antarcticus includes:
- a CDS encoding UvrD-helicase domain-containing protein — translation MEAVSSPELDASQRAAVEIEPSSRQVVVSGPGSGKTEVVSGLVARLVQDEGLDPEFELLVVSFSRAAVHAVNRRLQAGDIQASAAVRTLDSLAQQVTREAFGEEITSYRVFDRRIERAIQALRAGAWDAVDDVAHLVVDEVQDVVGLRAEFLEALIESLPEGAGFTLLGDLAQAIYDFQLSPEHPTTSAEVLARLGAGAGVVRRDLTGSYRAGTREARAAVALRDGAGSSLENAVDEVADFVSELTPIVDEDLAALARSHGRTFAILTATNGEALMEVQDLWRARVPAIVRRPATAPVVDRWVAEVLADRPNWSFEDLLASVGDRALATDRWRGLRSWLPAGSRSLATRDISRRLQRAAIPAELVGSDPDVPVVSTIHRAKGLEFDTVVMAQYPPPVDGDREPAEVTRIIYVGLTRARFRLSRIERNRYPHILHRDHKSRRWLRSYVKKNRVKALEISGDDVDRSRPPGDDDLLAVQHHLRTAVTTGDRLHLEYDWTSGEVPYWRLQHEGVTVGRTTEGFGQDAKRLLWGRIDLDLKDVHVECIETVGGEPTEDLPGGIGRYGLWLGVRPVGFACREWKAEE, via the coding sequence GTGGAAGCAGTGAGTTCGCCGGAACTGGACGCGAGCCAGCGAGCGGCGGTCGAGATCGAGCCGTCGTCGCGGCAGGTCGTCGTCTCCGGTCCGGGGTCGGGCAAGACGGAGGTCGTCTCCGGGCTGGTAGCTCGGCTCGTGCAGGACGAGGGGCTCGATCCCGAGTTCGAGCTGCTCGTCGTCAGCTTCTCCCGGGCGGCGGTTCACGCCGTGAACCGCCGCCTCCAGGCGGGCGACATCCAAGCATCTGCAGCCGTCCGGACGCTCGACTCTCTGGCGCAGCAGGTCACTCGTGAGGCGTTCGGCGAGGAGATTACCAGCTACCGCGTGTTCGATCGGCGAATTGAACGTGCGATCCAGGCGCTCCGGGCTGGTGCGTGGGACGCCGTCGACGATGTTGCCCACCTTGTCGTCGACGAGGTGCAGGATGTCGTGGGTCTGCGTGCCGAGTTCCTGGAGGCCCTCATCGAGTCGCTCCCGGAGGGCGCCGGCTTCACCCTGCTCGGTGACCTTGCACAGGCGATCTACGACTTTCAGCTCTCCCCTGAGCACCCGACCACTAGTGCGGAAGTCCTCGCACGACTTGGCGCAGGCGCCGGCGTCGTGCGGCGGGATCTCACAGGCTCCTACCGCGCCGGGACGCGGGAGGCCCGTGCCGCGGTGGCTCTGCGTGACGGCGCCGGTTCGAGCCTCGAGAACGCGGTCGATGAGGTGGCCGACTTCGTCAGTGAGCTGACCCCGATCGTCGACGAGGACCTGGCCGCTCTCGCGCGCTCGCACGGGCGGACGTTCGCCATCCTGACCGCGACCAACGGGGAGGCGCTGATGGAGGTGCAGGACCTGTGGCGCGCGAGGGTCCCCGCAATCGTTCGGCGCCCCGCAACCGCACCGGTGGTGGACCGATGGGTCGCTGAGGTCCTGGCTGATCGGCCGAACTGGTCGTTCGAGGATCTGCTTGCCTCAGTCGGCGATCGTGCGTTGGCGACCGACCGGTGGCGTGGACTCCGGTCCTGGTTGCCGGCCGGCTCTCGGTCGCTCGCCACGAGGGACATCTCTCGTCGGCTGCAGCGGGCGGCTATTCCTGCAGAGCTCGTCGGTTCCGATCCTGATGTGCCTGTGGTCTCGACAATTCATCGGGCGAAGGGCCTTGAGTTCGATACGGTCGTGATGGCCCAGTATCCCCCGCCGGTCGACGGTGATCGCGAGCCTGCCGAGGTGACTCGGATCATCTACGTCGGGCTGACGCGCGCACGGTTCCGCCTCAGCCGGATCGAGCGGAACCGTTATCCTCACATTCTTCATCGAGACCATAAGTCGCGCCGCTGGCTGCGGAGCTATGTGAAGAAGAACAGGGTCAAGGCCCTGGAGATCTCCGGTGACGACGTCGACCGCAGCCGTCCGCCGGGCGACGACGACTTGCTGGCGGTCCAACACCATCTGCGAACGGCCGTGACGACGGGTGACCGGCTGCACCTTGAGTACGACTGGACGAGCGGTGAAGTCCCGTACTGGCGGCTGCAACACGAGGGCGTCACGGTGGGCCGCACGACGGAGGGGTTCGGGCAGGATGCGAAGCGTCTTCTGTGGGGTCGTATCGACCTTGACCTCAAGGACGTGCATGTGGAGTGCATCGAGACTGTCGGAGGTGAACCGACAGAAGATCTTCCCGGCGGCATCGGTCGCTATGGGCTGTGGCTGGGCGTGCGACCGGTGGGATTCGCATGCCGCGAATGGAAGGCAGAGGAATGA
- a CDS encoding DEAD/DEAH box helicase: MNTWEAGDGILASVVREQTQACLEVYGRDPKRIEEDANNERRIAEGGYRDRQLHELLQNAVDAASLGGSRIEIRLTADTLYVANDGEPFNETGIKAVMASDLSGKTDDRIGRFGIGFKSVLAVTAEPRIFSRSISLVFESEWAERAISDAGFSALRYPTMRLARAVDPQRAAMEDPILDGLMSWASTVIVLPDLTSRGSLLRDLVGFRGEFLLFSPHVKSVRLTVDDGIDHHISTTTRADGTVALMEGAAESTWRVLSSNWKPGPAARLDGGRMADRSSVRLDWAVPLAGRDRLKIGEFWAYFPTAARTTMAGLINAPWRLSDDRANLLQGAFNEGILEDVFPQLLASNVRLFVRDDDPASLLDLLPARGREGRGWADDTINEPVFRVLRTIACLPDVRGVLRKASELNSAPEGIESTWISEWSQAPGAPKDEWVHPQAFSTPERRLKVRRLVDPRAGSTATVKDWLEALVHPGDIEACAAAIKLSARIKRESVRLAPGNPLKQQVLDSAKTARIIPLEDGALAKAVKGRVFIRSGPQDSSGVFVDPRIVALPGVIDALSELGVTVLDKRAELEGLVLQASEGKDVWGSVWAAARELPKDVAFDVLETGTRKRAVDFVRVRTARGNWVGLSEAFLGGTVIPTHARRDAGRLIDPQFHATDLELLRELGAVSEPQLRGVAAPEPWLSTYRNAMMDHVRQQMESEATSVDLRIEERPVMWPLGFFADLSDEGRLELSRLLLNKGAMPAWRVLRATDSRSKPISVLAPEVWLVRQHGLIDTSMGPMRPRDALIPGEDQRPDLFPVALDLSTEVCARLAVLESTDNFTPEQWQRLKTLADAWTDDPLRFEFYTYLPGRIPATDLVVRVGQRSERVPAVNVGVTSSDSVYEAMLEAQVPAMLVDEADLVFFIESWEMRDGKEFLCEEVIPERVGESVFLTDEFPPLKNHPAMTPDDFDLRLQLCSRIGRLVATPKGQVERTLPYGREPGQILVTATEPAKVLTQVSDALKLGLTSAEINRVLQSMEDQRASQLKNDVRKAARVSAEAGLVAAVGVDSLRAQVPRQAFELLSRDGEIGDLDLARLVLSVHGVGVLKSLRSVLNERGLEPPREFSGRQKERKWVADLSLPAEWAGFPSRQSPAREVVDGPIELSPLHDYQIRVTEKIRALLVGIGRQRGIVSLPTGAGKTRVTVQALVEEIARGRLTGPIVWIAQSDELCEQAAESWTYVWRSLGPAGQLILGRLWGSNEIEEEPDGTQVVVATDAKLDSIISSRSEDYAWLREPTVVIVDEAHTSVSPRYTAIFEWLGRGAQAEKARPLIGLTATPFRGTSDEETKRLVKRYDSNLLDEGVLGPDPYRTLQEMGVLANVEKRRLDGATVDFTDQELAEIDQMGRFPQRREQALGDDHDRNQRIVQSILDLPDDWPVLLFAPSVENARSIAALLSHRGAPSVSISGGTESSARRHYIDQFRKGGIRVLTNYQVLTQGFDAPAVKAVYVCRPTFSPNVYQQMVGRGLRGKLNGGSEEVLIVDVEDNLSKYGDQLAFRGFERLWKQ, from the coding sequence GTGAACACGTGGGAGGCGGGGGACGGAATCCTCGCGAGCGTCGTGAGAGAGCAGACACAGGCGTGTCTGGAAGTGTACGGACGCGATCCGAAGCGGATCGAGGAAGACGCCAACAACGAGCGCCGGATCGCTGAGGGTGGGTACCGCGATCGGCAGCTCCACGAACTGCTCCAAAATGCAGTTGACGCCGCGAGTCTCGGCGGTAGTCGGATAGAAATACGTCTCACAGCCGACACGCTGTACGTCGCCAACGATGGTGAGCCTTTTAACGAGACCGGGATCAAGGCGGTGATGGCTTCCGATCTTTCGGGGAAGACGGACGACCGGATCGGTCGCTTTGGCATCGGGTTCAAGTCTGTCCTGGCTGTCACCGCCGAGCCGCGCATCTTCAGCCGCTCGATCTCCTTGGTCTTCGAGAGCGAGTGGGCCGAACGGGCGATCAGCGATGCGGGTTTCTCTGCTCTCAGATACCCGACGATGCGGCTTGCGCGAGCGGTAGACCCACAACGGGCCGCGATGGAGGACCCGATCCTCGATGGTCTGATGTCCTGGGCGAGTACAGTGATCGTCCTGCCGGACCTCACTTCCCGCGGGTCGTTGTTGCGCGACCTTGTCGGCTTCCGTGGAGAGTTCCTGCTCTTCTCTCCACATGTGAAGTCCGTCCGACTCACGGTCGACGACGGTATCGACCACCACATCTCGACGACGACCCGAGCTGACGGCACCGTTGCACTCATGGAAGGAGCCGCCGAGTCGACTTGGAGAGTCCTCTCTTCGAACTGGAAACCTGGCCCCGCCGCACGTCTCGACGGCGGACGCATGGCCGATCGTTCGTCCGTGCGGCTCGACTGGGCAGTCCCACTGGCAGGCAGGGACCGATTGAAGATCGGCGAGTTCTGGGCGTACTTCCCTACTGCAGCTCGAACCACGATGGCGGGGTTGATCAACGCGCCATGGCGTTTGAGCGACGACCGAGCAAACCTTCTTCAGGGTGCCTTCAATGAGGGCATCCTTGAAGACGTCTTTCCTCAACTGCTTGCGTCCAATGTGCGACTATTCGTGAGAGACGATGACCCGGCATCGCTACTCGATCTCTTGCCTGCACGTGGACGTGAAGGCCGCGGCTGGGCGGACGACACCATCAACGAACCTGTCTTCCGCGTCCTGCGCACGATCGCTTGCCTGCCTGACGTACGGGGGGTGCTCCGCAAGGCATCCGAGCTGAACTCCGCACCGGAAGGCATAGAGTCGACATGGATCAGTGAGTGGTCGCAGGCCCCAGGCGCGCCGAAGGACGAATGGGTTCACCCGCAGGCGTTCTCGACCCCGGAACGGCGCCTCAAGGTGCGTAGGCTCGTTGATCCGAGGGCTGGTTCCACAGCCACGGTCAAGGACTGGCTCGAGGCGCTCGTACATCCCGGCGATATCGAGGCATGCGCTGCCGCCATCAAGCTTTCGGCCCGGATCAAACGTGAGTCGGTGCGCCTCGCACCAGGGAATCCGTTGAAGCAGCAGGTACTCGACTCGGCTAAGACAGCCCGGATCATCCCGCTCGAGGATGGCGCCCTTGCCAAAGCCGTCAAGGGCCGAGTCTTCATCCGCTCGGGCCCTCAGGACTCGAGTGGAGTGTTCGTCGACCCGAGGATCGTCGCTCTTCCGGGCGTCATCGATGCACTCTCAGAGCTTGGCGTGACGGTGCTAGACAAGCGCGCGGAACTCGAAGGGCTGGTCCTCCAGGCGAGCGAGGGCAAGGATGTTTGGGGCAGCGTCTGGGCTGCGGCGCGCGAGCTGCCGAAGGACGTTGCGTTCGACGTCCTCGAGACCGGGACGCGAAAGAGGGCTGTTGATTTCGTCCGGGTACGGACAGCTCGCGGTAATTGGGTTGGCCTCAGTGAGGCATTCCTCGGCGGCACGGTTATTCCCACCCATGCTCGGCGTGATGCTGGCAGGCTCATCGACCCACAGTTCCATGCCACGGATCTTGAGCTTCTGCGCGAGCTCGGCGCCGTCAGCGAGCCGCAGTTGCGAGGCGTAGCGGCTCCCGAGCCATGGCTTTCTACATATCGCAATGCGATGATGGATCACGTCCGCCAACAAATGGAGAGCGAAGCGACCTCCGTCGACCTGCGGATCGAAGAGCGCCCGGTTATGTGGCCACTTGGGTTCTTCGCGGATCTGTCCGACGAAGGTCGGCTCGAGCTGTCGCGCCTCCTGCTGAACAAGGGTGCAATGCCAGCTTGGCGAGTTCTTCGCGCCACGGACAGTCGGTCGAAACCGATCTCGGTATTGGCTCCCGAGGTGTGGCTGGTTCGTCAACATGGGTTGATCGACACGTCTATGGGACCGATGCGACCGCGGGACGCGCTCATCCCGGGCGAGGACCAGAGACCGGATCTCTTCCCGGTTGCGCTGGACCTGTCCACAGAGGTCTGTGCGAGGCTGGCGGTCCTGGAGAGCACCGACAATTTCACTCCGGAGCAGTGGCAGCGGCTCAAGACGCTTGCCGACGCATGGACGGACGACCCGCTGAGGTTCGAGTTCTATACGTACCTGCCCGGCCGGATCCCGGCCACCGACCTCGTGGTGCGGGTGGGACAGCGATCCGAGCGGGTCCCCGCCGTCAACGTCGGGGTCACGAGTTCCGATTCGGTGTACGAGGCGATGCTTGAGGCTCAGGTTCCGGCGATGCTTGTTGACGAGGCGGACCTCGTCTTCTTCATCGAGAGCTGGGAGATGCGAGACGGCAAGGAGTTCCTGTGCGAAGAGGTCATCCCGGAGCGTGTCGGCGAGTCAGTCTTCCTGACCGACGAGTTCCCACCTCTGAAGAACCACCCGGCCATGACGCCCGACGATTTCGACCTGCGCCTGCAGCTGTGCAGCCGAATCGGTCGCTTGGTCGCCACACCGAAGGGACAAGTTGAGCGGACCCTGCCGTACGGGCGCGAGCCGGGCCAGATTCTCGTCACGGCCACTGAACCCGCCAAGGTGCTCACTCAAGTGTCCGACGCCCTGAAACTGGGTCTGACGTCGGCCGAAATAAATCGCGTCCTGCAGTCGATGGAGGACCAGCGGGCGTCTCAGCTCAAGAACGACGTTCGAAAAGCGGCGAGGGTCAGTGCTGAGGCCGGTCTCGTTGCGGCCGTCGGTGTGGATAGCCTGCGTGCTCAGGTGCCGCGTCAGGCATTCGAGCTGCTCTCACGCGACGGGGAGATCGGAGACTTGGACCTGGCCCGGCTGGTGCTCTCGGTGCACGGTGTCGGTGTCCTCAAGTCGCTCCGGTCGGTGCTCAACGAGCGTGGGCTCGAGCCGCCCCGGGAGTTCTCCGGGCGGCAGAAAGAACGCAAGTGGGTCGCGGATCTTAGCTTGCCAGCTGAGTGGGCAGGCTTTCCGTCGCGGCAGTCGCCAGCGCGTGAAGTCGTCGATGGCCCGATCGAGCTGTCGCCACTGCATGACTACCAGATCCGCGTCACCGAGAAAATCAGGGCGCTTCTCGTCGGGATCGGACGTCAGCGCGGCATCGTCTCGCTGCCCACGGGGGCCGGGAAGACTCGAGTGACGGTCCAGGCGCTCGTCGAGGAGATCGCCCGGGGCCGGTTGACGGGTCCGATCGTCTGGATCGCTCAGTCGGACGAACTCTGCGAGCAGGCGGCCGAGAGCTGGACCTACGTCTGGCGCTCGCTGGGCCCGGCCGGCCAGCTGATCCTCGGGCGGCTGTGGGGATCGAACGAGATCGAGGAAGAGCCCGACGGAACCCAGGTCGTCGTCGCCACCGACGCCAAGCTCGACTCGATCATCTCGTCGCGATCGGAGGATTACGCCTGGCTCCGGGAGCCGACCGTTGTGATCGTGGACGAGGCGCACACGTCCGTCAGCCCGCGGTACACGGCGATCTTCGAGTGGCTTGGTCGTGGCGCGCAGGCGGAGAAGGCGCGTCCCCTCATCGGGCTCACCGCGACGCCGTTCCGAGGGACGTCGGACGAGGAGACGAAGCGCCTGGTCAAGCGCTATGACAGCAACTTGCTCGACGAAGGCGTGCTGGGCCCCGACCCGTACCGGACGCTTCAGGAGATGGGTGTCCTGGCCAATGTGGAGAAGCGCAGGCTCGACGGTGCGACCGTCGACTTCACGGATCAGGAGCTCGCGGAGATCGATCAGATGGGGCGGTTCCCGCAACGTCGTGAGCAGGCGCTCGGCGACGATCACGACCGGAACCAACGCATCGTGCAGTCAATCCTCGACCTACCGGACGACTGGCCGGTTCTGCTGTTCGCTCCGTCCGTCGAGAACGCTCGCTCGATTGCAGCACTGCTCTCGCATCGGGGGGCGCCTTCGGTGTCGATCTCGGGCGGCACCGAATCCTCCGCGCGTCGGCACTACATCGATCAATTCCGCAAGGGTGGTATTCGTGTCCTGACCAACTACCAGGTGCTCACCCAGGGCTTCGATGCGCCCGCGGTCAAGGCGGTCTACGTCTGCCGGCCGACCTTCAGTCCCAACGTGTATCAGCAGATGGTGGGCCGGGGGCTGCGCGGAAAGCTCAACGGGGGTTCGGAAGAAGTCCTGATCGTCGATGTCGAGGACAACCTCAGCAAGTACGGCGATCAGCTGGCCTTCCGCGGCTTCGAGCGGTTGTGGAAGCAGTGA
- a CDS encoding DNA cytosine methyltransferase, producing MSTHDVPRVRRSRAAIRTLDLFAGAGGLTTGLRTASKRFRPVTAVEWDVAAAGTYALNHGGALVEGALSSDIVYAGGIADWLELGEVPSVDLVVGGPPCQGFSTLGKRDVDDARNLMWHEYAKTVNKAEPKYFVLENVPAFLKSPQYEVFLSELEPGGLLEDYSFEARVLNSADYGAAQARKRVVVMGHHKDVIAPGFPEMTHAEHRTVGDALSGVPAEVTATGLAGEVVTFAGRELRGPYSSRELHVGRNYEQISRDRFPHIKYGGNRFNLPDHLKSPCWLKHTSGSGDVMGRLRWEKPSVTIRTEFFKPEKGRYLHPEEHRVITHYEAALIQGFPSDYQWLGSWADIARQIGNAVPIALGAAIGRRLKNALDSTNEAPSEADAPAPVLQ from the coding sequence GTGTCTACCCACGACGTGCCACGCGTCCGACGCTCGCGGGCCGCGATCCGCACGCTCGATCTCTTCGCAGGCGCAGGGGGGCTGACGACCGGGCTGCGAACAGCGTCCAAGCGATTCCGGCCGGTCACGGCCGTTGAATGGGACGTCGCGGCAGCAGGTACATACGCTCTCAACCACGGGGGTGCCCTCGTCGAGGGTGCACTGAGCAGCGACATTGTCTACGCGGGGGGCATCGCCGACTGGCTGGAGCTAGGCGAAGTGCCATCGGTGGACCTCGTCGTCGGCGGGCCTCCCTGCCAAGGTTTCTCTACGCTCGGAAAGCGCGATGTGGACGACGCACGCAACCTCATGTGGCACGAGTACGCCAAGACCGTAAACAAGGCTGAGCCGAAGTACTTCGTCCTCGAGAACGTCCCGGCCTTCCTCAAGTCACCCCAATACGAAGTATTTCTGTCCGAGCTGGAGCCAGGCGGTCTCCTCGAGGACTACAGCTTCGAGGCACGCGTGCTCAACTCTGCGGACTACGGCGCGGCACAGGCTCGTAAGCGGGTCGTCGTGATGGGGCACCACAAGGACGTGATTGCACCGGGATTTCCTGAGATGACGCACGCTGAGCACCGGACTGTAGGGGATGCATTGAGCGGCGTGCCCGCCGAGGTTACGGCCACGGGACTCGCAGGCGAGGTCGTCACCTTCGCGGGCAGAGAGCTCCGGGGACCTTACTCATCGCGCGAACTCCATGTCGGCCGCAACTATGAGCAGATCTCCCGTGATCGTTTCCCACACATCAAGTACGGGGGCAATCGATTCAATCTCCCGGACCACTTGAAATCCCCTTGCTGGCTCAAGCACACATCAGGATCGGGCGACGTCATGGGCCGGTTGCGGTGGGAAAAGCCCTCGGTGACGATCCGCACCGAGTTCTTCAAGCCGGAGAAGGGGCGTTACCTGCACCCGGAGGAGCATCGCGTCATCACGCACTACGAGGCGGCGCTCATCCAGGGGTTTCCGAGCGACTATCAGTGGCTCGGTTCCTGGGCCGACATCGCCCGGCAGATCGGGAACGCGGTCCCAATCGCTCTGGGAGCGGCGATCGGACGTCGCTTGAAGAATGCACTGGACTCGACCAACGAGGCTCCGTCGGAGGCCGACGCACCTGCTCCAGTTCTCCAATGA
- a CDS encoding LLM class flavin-dependent oxidoreductase, translating into MSSALEFGIDTFGDVSRGPDGELLTHAQVLRNVVAEGVLADQVGLDVIGIGEHHRADYAVSAPDVVLAAIAATTERIRVGSAVTVLSSDDPVRVFQRFATIDAISGGRAEVILGRGSFIESFPLFGYDLAQYTELFEEKLDLFMKVREQQPVTWSGSVRKPLDGLDVFPHVDGGLLTTWIAVGGSPESVLRAAGYGLPLMLAIIGGDPVAFKQFTDLYRRALGELGTAPLPVGVHAPGYVAETDEQAIEDSWPLIGKYFSKIALERGGRAMGEGQFRAQVGPEGAYFIGSPETVARKIVRVVKALELDRFDFKYANGPMEHSKLMTSIELYGTRVVPLVREMLA; encoded by the coding sequence ATGAGCAGCGCACTGGAATTCGGCATCGACACCTTCGGCGACGTCAGTCGTGGCCCGGACGGTGAGCTCCTGACGCACGCGCAGGTGCTCCGGAACGTCGTCGCCGAGGGGGTGCTCGCCGACCAGGTGGGGCTCGACGTCATCGGGATCGGCGAGCACCACCGCGCGGACTATGCGGTCTCGGCGCCGGACGTCGTCTTGGCGGCGATCGCGGCGACGACGGAGCGCATCCGGGTCGGGTCTGCGGTGACGGTCCTGTCGAGCGACGACCCCGTCCGCGTGTTCCAGCGCTTCGCGACGATCGACGCGATCTCGGGCGGTCGCGCTGAGGTGATCCTCGGGCGCGGGTCGTTCATCGAGTCGTTCCCGCTGTTCGGGTACGACCTCGCGCAGTACACCGAGCTCTTCGAGGAGAAGCTGGACCTCTTCATGAAGGTCCGTGAGCAGCAACCGGTCACGTGGTCGGGGAGCGTGCGCAAGCCGCTCGACGGGCTGGACGTGTTCCCGCACGTTGACGGTGGCCTGCTCACGACGTGGATCGCGGTGGGCGGCAGCCCGGAGAGCGTCCTGCGTGCTGCTGGGTATGGCCTGCCGCTCATGCTCGCGATCATCGGTGGCGACCCGGTCGCGTTCAAGCAGTTCACCGACCTGTACCGGCGTGCGCTGGGCGAGCTCGGCACGGCTCCGCTGCCGGTCGGCGTGCACGCCCCGGGGTACGTGGCCGAGACGGACGAGCAGGCGATAGAGGACTCGTGGCCGCTCATCGGCAAGTACTTCTCGAAGATCGCGCTCGAGCGTGGTGGGCGGGCGATGGGCGAGGGGCAGTTCCGCGCGCAGGTGGGGCCCGAGGGGGCGTACTTCATCGGGTCGCCGGAGACGGTTGCCCGGAAGATCGTGCGGGTGGTCAAGGCGTTGGAGCTTGATCGGTTCGACTTCAAGTACGCCAACGGGCCCATGGAGCACTCCAAGCTCATGACGAGCATCGAGCTGTACGGGACCCGGGTGGTGCCGTTGGTGCGGGAGATGTTGGCGTGA
- a CDS encoding ABC transporter permease subunit codes for MRLLKVEIQRFFARRLVLVGAVLSLAVVVLALVGLWDGAKPLSDEEQAWAVSNYEEQAKYWEENGDEQIAGCYEGEAEEQEINPAADWGCDQMTAPRLEDWIGSQRELASALEPALADISSLFVVLAFLLGAGFVAAEISTGALGNWLTFEPRRVRVYASKVAAAALGTIPIVLGLVAVFVVGAYGIFASFDALGDLTGDVWGGVASLAGRSIALAAVVAALGVGVGALLKHTAAALGVLVGYMIVFEGIVSGLAQAVRPYLLLVNIDAVTKGEGQYWVEVCTTEALGQSCMSDFRTVSLAHGVTVIGVLTVVVVVVAGVVFRRRDVS; via the coding sequence ATGCGTCTCCTCAAGGTCGAGATCCAGAGATTCTTCGCCCGCCGGCTCGTGCTCGTCGGTGCCGTGCTCTCGCTCGCTGTGGTCGTGCTCGCCCTCGTCGGGCTGTGGGACGGCGCGAAGCCGTTGAGCGACGAGGAGCAGGCATGGGCGGTGAGCAACTACGAGGAGCAGGCCAAGTACTGGGAAGAGAACGGCGACGAACAGATCGCCGGCTGCTACGAGGGCGAAGCCGAAGAGCAAGAGATCAACCCAGCCGCCGACTGGGGGTGCGACCAGATGACTGCACCACGCCTCGAGGACTGGATCGGCTCGCAACGGGAGCTCGCCTCTGCCCTCGAGCCGGCGCTCGCCGACATCTCCTCGCTCTTCGTCGTCCTCGCGTTCTTGCTCGGGGCCGGATTCGTCGCCGCGGAGATCAGCACCGGTGCGCTCGGGAACTGGCTGACGTTCGAGCCACGGCGCGTGCGCGTCTACGCGAGCAAGGTTGCCGCCGCCGCGCTCGGGACCATCCCGATCGTGCTCGGTCTCGTCGCAGTGTTCGTCGTCGGGGCGTACGGGATCTTTGCGTCGTTCGACGCGCTCGGTGACCTCACCGGGGACGTGTGGGGCGGTGTGGCTTCCCTCGCGGGGCGCTCGATCGCGCTGGCCGCGGTCGTCGCTGCGCTCGGTGTCGGTGTCGGTGCGCTCCTCAAGCACACCGCGGCCGCCCTGGGGGTGCTCGTCGGGTACATGATCGTCTTCGAGGGCATCGTGTCCGGCCTCGCCCAGGCTGTCCGTCCCTACCTGCTCTTGGTCAACATCGATGCGGTCACGAAGGGCGAGGGCCAGTACTGGGTCGAGGTGTGCACCACGGAGGCCCTCGGGCAGTCCTGCATGTCGGACTTCCGCACCGTCTCGCTCGCGCACGGTGTCACGGTCATCGGCGTCCTGACTGTGGTCGTCGTCGTGGTCGCCGGGGTGGTGTTCCGCCGGCGCGACGTCAGCTGA
- a CDS encoding ABC transporter ATP-binding protein produces MTATAAPPDVDPTTLAVSTRGLRKTYRSLKGRHVAVQGLDLDVPIGGVHGFLGPNGSGKTTSIRMLLGLIRADSGSMRIFGEEVPDHLPGVIGRIGAIVEQPKFFPTFTARKNLDLLAGAIGAPAAAVGKVLDDVGLADRGKDRYKTYSLGMKQRLAIAATLLKDPDLLIFDEPTNGLDPAGIREIRTTMRGLAERGKTVLVSSHILAEVEQVADTVSIIGHGRLLASGTVADLIRGGAHAATQVRVGVSDLPGALRILTEAGLAVRLDGRQLVVDGADDPADITRRLAHHELYVDELVPVRAGLESIFLQLTAGEGPGTHIAAASSHTDGEVA; encoded by the coding sequence ATGACAGCCACCGCCGCACCGCCCGACGTCGACCCGACCACCCTCGCGGTGAGCACACGCGGGCTGCGCAAGACGTACCGCTCGCTCAAAGGACGTCACGTCGCTGTCCAGGGGCTCGACCTCGACGTGCCGATCGGTGGTGTCCACGGGTTCCTCGGCCCCAACGGCTCCGGCAAGACGACGTCGATCCGCATGCTCCTCGGCCTCATCCGCGCCGACTCCGGCAGCATGCGGATCTTCGGCGAGGAGGTGCCTGACCACCTGCCGGGCGTCATCGGGCGCATCGGCGCCATCGTCGAGCAGCCGAAGTTCTTCCCGACCTTCACCGCGCGCAAGAACCTCGACCTCCTCGCAGGCGCGATCGGCGCGCCGGCAGCGGCCGTCGGGAAGGTGCTCGACGACGTGGGGCTCGCCGACCGGGGGAAGGACCGCTACAAGACGTACTCCCTCGGGATGAAGCAGCGGCTCGCGATCGCTGCCACGCTCCTCAAAGACCCCGACCTCCTCATCTTCGACGAGCCGACCAACGGCCTCGACCCCGCAGGCATCCGCGAGATCCGCACGACCATGCGCGGCCTCGCCGAGCGCGGGAAGACGGTCCTCGTCAGCAGCCACATCCTTGCTGAGGTGGAGCAGGTCGCGGACACGGTCTCGATCATCGGCCACGGGCGGCTCCTCGCGAGCGGGACCGTCGCCGACCTCATCCGCGGAGGAGCCCACGCAGCCACCCAGGTGCGCGTCGGTGTCTCCGACCTGCCTGGCGCCCTGCGCATCCTCACCGAGGCAGGCCTGGCCGTGCGCCTCGACGGCCGCCAGCTCGTGGTCGACGGAGCAGACGACCCCGCCGACATCACGCGGCGCCTCGCCCACCACGAGCTCTACGTCGACGAGCTGGTGCCCGTGCGCGCTGGTCTCGAGTCGATCTTCCTCCAGCTCACCGCTGGCGAAGGCCCCGGCACCCACATCGCAGCCGCGAGTAGTCACACCGACGGAGAGGTTGCCTGA